The Crocosphaera subtropica ATCC 51142 genome includes a window with the following:
- a CDS encoding type I polyketide synthase, giving the protein MTDLLNNGLEIAIIGIAGRFPGANTIEAFWQNLSQGRESITVYSDEDLLKQGVNEALLKKSNYVKAAAKLEDVDQFDAEFFGFNAREAEIIDPQHRLFLECAWEALENAGYDSQKYEGAIGVFGGAGMNGYLFNVYSQSKNNNNLDPYQLFIASDKDFLTTRVSYKLNLDGPSVNVQTACSTSLVAVHLACQSLLSGECDMALAGGVAISQQMGYLYQEGGIYSPDGHCRAFDADAKGTVSGNGVGLVVLKRLEDALTEGDNILAVIKGSAINNDGAQKVSYTAPSLDSQTQVIKAAQHLAEVEPESISYIEAHGTGTALGDPIEIAALTQAFRVGTDKTGFCALGSVKTNIGHLDTAAGIASLIKTTLALKNRQIPPSLHFKQPNPQIDFTNSPFYVNTTLSKWQSNGIPRRAGVSSFGIGGTNVHVVLEESPLEEAEGDPPNPRPNKSEASFGFPFSKGDRRGISQGGQAGGKSYLLPLSAKTATALEKARENLVNHLKEHPELNLGDVAYTLQVGRRDFEYRGFIVCQDHKNAIKQLESSFLTHSSASSSHRPVTFLFSGQGSQYVGMGKELYETEPIFKQEVDRCCDLLQSSLGWDLRGIIFEEQGVGDLPLPPLTNTKGGSQQATLENSYNLRSTIYAQPALFIIEYALAKLWMSWGIEPDVMMGHSIGEYVAATLAKVFSLENALKIVAVRGKLMQKCDSGKMLSVALGEAEIQPYLGEDLSLAVVNAPQLCVVSGTETAIAQLQKDLESQNIACRPLHTSHAFHSAIMEPILKEFEGEISRISLHYPQIPFISNVSGTWIKDTEATDPLYWVNHLRRTVRFAEGIAELAKEPQRIFLEVGPGKTLSTLTQQQLGLNSEQVILTSLRHPKEEQSDIAFILNTLGKLWQAGVEINWSGFYGDERRYRVPLPTYPFERKRYWIEAQFEDPKEEAIAIYQDLEDWFYVPSWERDIASLDIDWESLRETRACWLIFLDSQGIGANITDSLTKAGQEVLTVTPGQEFAEPDYRCFTINPNKREDYQALAEDLKLRQLIPNFIVHLWNIETENKELTAYQEQGFYSLLWLGQTLIPLCQEVFVVTQGLYDVVGQEELIPEKMPVVGLCQVINQEYPQVSCRNIDIEAIRGQEAGDRLLTEFLDPQKELIVAYRGAYRWHQTFKRMSLKEPKTKKIQLRKGGNYLILGELVSSLGGIFAQQVAATGDTTILLVSQEKLPKREEWDKILTNKETQETIFQQIHQIQALEAKGATCLVFSPETNLNEIMGQVDKLHGVFYATPMSSPLSAAPIQLLERSHGEYNFQTKAQGLYPLAVSLQDKKLDFVLVQSSLSAVLGGLGLGAYSAANRFLDAFVHQQNQISQTPWISVNWDACLSEEDKQKAMGLGSSLIPFALTPQEVTAVIERILASGLSSQIIVSKGDLHARLKGSTQVKLSPKTTEETSTEVNQNAAQHQRPNLANEYVAPRNEIENAIANIWQEILGIQPIGVNDNFFDLGGHSLLAIQALSRLKETFQVELSMGSLLYEAPTIAGITAIIEQNKEETEDLEALSEVLAEIQSLSSEEIKAQLNEE; this is encoded by the coding sequence ATGACTGATTTACTCAATAATGGCTTAGAAATCGCAATTATCGGCATAGCAGGGCGTTTTCCTGGGGCTAACACCATCGAAGCCTTTTGGCAGAACTTATCCCAAGGGAGAGAGTCAATTACTGTTTACAGCGATGAAGATTTACTGAAACAGGGTGTTAATGAAGCATTATTGAAAAAATCGAATTATGTCAAAGCAGCAGCTAAATTGGAAGACGTAGACCAGTTTGATGCTGAATTCTTTGGTTTCAATGCTAGAGAAGCCGAAATTATCGACCCGCAACACCGTCTTTTTTTAGAATGTGCCTGGGAAGCTTTAGAAAATGCAGGATATGACTCCCAAAAATATGAAGGGGCGATCGGTGTATTTGGGGGCGCAGGTATGAATGGTTATCTCTTCAATGTTTACAGTCAGTCTAAAAACAACAATAATTTAGATCCTTATCAATTATTTATTGCCAGTGATAAAGACTTCTTGACAACACGGGTATCTTATAAATTAAATCTCGATGGCCCGAGCGTCAATGTTCAAACCGCTTGTTCTACCTCTTTAGTGGCTGTTCACTTAGCTTGTCAAAGCTTACTCAGTGGAGAATGCGACATGGCCTTAGCCGGTGGGGTTGCCATTTCTCAGCAGATGGGCTATCTCTATCAAGAGGGCGGTATTTATTCTCCAGATGGTCATTGTCGTGCCTTTGATGCTGATGCCAAAGGGACGGTCAGTGGTAACGGGGTTGGTTTAGTGGTACTGAAACGACTAGAAGATGCTTTAACCGAAGGAGATAATATTCTTGCTGTGATTAAAGGATCAGCCATTAATAACGATGGGGCGCAAAAAGTCAGTTATACTGCCCCTTCCCTGGATAGTCAAACCCAAGTGATTAAAGCAGCGCAACATTTAGCAGAAGTTGAACCTGAGAGCATTTCCTATATTGAAGCACACGGCACAGGAACTGCACTAGGCGATCCCATTGAAATTGCTGCCTTAACCCAAGCGTTTCGGGTTGGCACTGATAAAACGGGGTTTTGTGCTTTGGGATCGGTGAAAACGAATATTGGACATTTAGATACGGCTGCGGGAATAGCCAGTTTAATTAAAACTACGTTAGCCCTAAAAAATAGACAAATTCCGCCCAGTTTACATTTTAAACAGCCCAACCCTCAAATTGATTTTACGAATAGCCCTTTTTACGTTAATACGACCTTGTCAAAGTGGCAAAGCAACGGCATACCGAGACGGGCAGGGGTTAGTTCCTTTGGCATTGGAGGGACTAATGTTCATGTTGTTTTAGAGGAGTCCCCTTTGGAAGAAGCAGAAGGCGATCCCCCCAACCCCAGACCAAACAAAAGCGAAGCATCCTTCGGCTTCCCCTTTTCCAAGGGGGACAGGAGGGGGATCAGCCAAGGGGGGCAAGCAGGAGGCAAAAGTTATTTATTACCGTTGTCAGCGAAAACTGCGACAGCTTTAGAAAAGGCAAGGGAAAATCTGGTAAACCATTTAAAAGAACATCCAGAGCTTAATTTAGGGGATGTAGCTTACACTTTGCAAGTGGGACGGAGAGATTTTGAGTATCGTGGTTTTATTGTTTGTCAGGATCACAAAAATGCCATAAAGCAGCTAGAATCTTCTTTTTTAACTCATTCTTCAGCAAGTTCCTCTCATCGTCCCGTGACGTTTCTATTTTCAGGCCAAGGCAGCCAATATGTAGGGATGGGGAAAGAACTTTATGAGACTGAACCCATTTTTAAACAAGAAGTCGATCGCTGTTGTGACTTGCTTCAATCAAGTTTAGGATGGGATTTACGGGGGATTATTTTTGAAGAGCAGGGAGTAGGCGATCTCCCCCTGCCTCCCCTTACTAATACTAAGGGGGGAAGTCAACAGGCAACACTAGAAAATTCTTATAATCTACGCTCAACAATCTATGCTCAACCTGCTTTATTTATCATTGAATATGCCTTAGCGAAACTGTGGATGAGTTGGGGCATTGAACCTGATGTGATGATGGGTCATAGTATTGGGGAATATGTGGCAGCAACTTTAGCTAAGGTGTTTTCGTTAGAAAATGCCCTAAAAATCGTCGCTGTTCGTGGTAAGTTAATGCAGAAGTGCGATTCTGGGAAAATGTTATCCGTTGCCTTGGGAGAAGCAGAGATTCAACCCTATTTGGGGGAGGATCTCAGTTTGGCTGTCGTAAATGCCCCTCAGTTATGTGTGGTTTCAGGAACAGAAACTGCGATCGCACAATTACAAAAGGATCTAGAAAGTCAAAATATTGCTTGTCGTCCTCTTCATACTTCCCACGCTTTCCATTCAGCGATAATGGAACCCATTTTAAAGGAATTTGAGGGGGAAATTAGCCGCATTTCTTTACATTATCCCCAAATCCCCTTTATCTCTAATGTTTCGGGAACCTGGATTAAGGATACAGAAGCTACTGATCCTCTTTATTGGGTAAACCATCTACGGCGAACTGTTCGCTTTGCAGAGGGTATTGCTGAATTAGCTAAAGAACCGCAACGCATTTTCTTAGAAGTTGGGCCGGGCAAAACCTTAAGTACCCTGACACAGCAACAGCTTGGGTTGAATAGTGAGCAGGTGATTTTAACTTCTTTGCGTCATCCGAAAGAGGAACAGTCTGATATTGCTTTCATTCTCAACACTTTAGGCAAACTTTGGCAAGCAGGGGTTGAAATTAACTGGTCTGGGTTTTATGGCGATGAACGCCGTTACCGTGTGCCGTTACCCACTTATCCCTTTGAACGTAAGCGGTACTGGATCGAGGCTCAATTTGAAGACCCCAAAGAAGAGGCGATCGCCATTTATCAAGACCTGGAAGATTGGTTTTATGTGCCTTCCTGGGAGCGAGATATAGCCTCTTTAGACATTGATTGGGAATCTTTAAGGGAAACCCGAGCGTGTTGGTTGATTTTCCTCGATTCTCAAGGGATCGGAGCCAATATTACTGATAGCTTAACCAAAGCAGGGCAAGAGGTGTTGACGGTAACTCCAGGACAGGAGTTTGCAGAACCAGACTACCGTTGTTTTACTATTAATCCTAATAAACGGGAAGATTATCAAGCTTTAGCAGAAGATTTAAAGTTAAGACAGTTAATACCTAATTTTATTGTTCATTTATGGAACATTGAAACAGAAAACAAAGAATTGACAGCCTATCAAGAACAAGGATTTTATAGCTTATTGTGGTTAGGACAAACCCTTATCCCCTTGTGCCAAGAAGTTTTTGTGGTCACTCAAGGATTGTATGATGTGGTAGGACAGGAAGAATTAATCCCTGAAAAAATGCCCGTTGTGGGATTATGTCAGGTGATTAATCAAGAATATCCTCAAGTTTCTTGTCGTAATATTGATATTGAAGCAATCAGGGGGCAGGAGGCAGGAGATCGCCTTTTAACTGAATTTCTTGATCCTCAAAAAGAGTTAATTGTGGCTTATCGAGGTGCTTATCGTTGGCATCAAACCTTTAAACGGATGTCCTTGAAAGAACCGAAAACAAAAAAAATTCAACTGCGAAAAGGCGGAAATTACCTGATTTTAGGAGAGTTAGTCAGCAGTTTGGGGGGAATATTTGCTCAACAAGTAGCCGCAACAGGAGACACAACCATTCTCTTAGTGAGTCAGGAAAAATTACCGAAACGGGAAGAATGGGATAAAATTTTAACAAATAAAGAAACACAAGAAACCATTTTTCAGCAAATTCATCAAATTCAAGCCTTAGAAGCCAAAGGCGCAACCTGTTTAGTTTTTAGTCCCGAAACCAACTTAAACGAGATTATGGGGCAAGTTGATAAGCTTCATGGAGTATTCTACGCCACCCCTATGAGTAGCCCTCTCTCTGCTGCTCCCATTCAACTCTTAGAACGCTCTCACGGTGAGTATAATTTTCAAACCAAAGCTCAAGGACTTTATCCTTTGGCCGTCAGTTTGCAGGATAAAAAGCTCGATTTTGTATTAGTACAATCATCCTTGTCTGCGGTGTTAGGGGGATTAGGGTTAGGGGCCTATAGTGCAGCTAATCGTTTTCTAGATGCCTTTGTCCATCAGCAAAATCAAATCAGTCAAACTCCTTGGATCAGTGTCAACTGGGATGCTTGTCTATCAGAAGAAGATAAACAGAAGGCTATGGGGTTAGGAAGCAGTTTAATTCCCTTTGCCCTAACTCCCCAAGAAGTTACAGCCGTCATAGAACGTATTTTAGCCTCTGGTTTGTCCTCTCAAATCATTGTTTCTAAAGGGGATCTTCACGCCCGACTCAAGGGAAGCACTCAAGTTAAATTATCCCCTAAAACAACAGAAGAAACGTCCACAGAGGTTAATCAAAACGCTGCTCAACACCAAAGACCTAATTTAGCCAATGAATATGTTGCCCCACGCAATGAGATTGAAAATGCGATCGCCAATATTTGGCAAGAAATTCTTGGTATTCAACCCATTGGAGTCAATGACAACTTTTTTGACCTAGGAGGGCATTCTCTCTTAGCCATTCAAGCCCTTTCTCGCCTTAAAGAGACGTTTCAAGTGGAGTTATCGATGGGGAGTCTGCTGTATGAAGCCCCAACCATTGCTGGTATTACAGCTATTATTGAGCAAAATAAAGAAGAAACTGAGGATTTAGAAGCATTAAGTGAGGTATTGGCTGAAATTCAAAGCCTTTCTTCTGAAGAGATTAAAGCTCAATTGAACGAGGAATAA
- a CDS encoding non-ribosomal peptide synthetase, translating to MNAKTVEAIYPLSPMQQGMLFHSLLAPESGAYIVQMTYEIKGALKVIAFERAWQQLAVRHPIFRTAFVWENIEKPLQVVGRQVKLPVEQLNWETLSITQQSEKLTELLQQQRQQGFKLSHAPLMRVTLIKLGIDYYQVIWTYHHLLLDGWSVSCLFKEFLTYYQGFCFKKIINLDTPPPYRDYIAWLQKQDGSKAEKFWKTTLKGFIAPTPLGIGQSRESFRKAPSRYDEQEKQLSLELTTALQLLAKQQQLTLNTLVQGAFSLLLSRYSGESDIVFGATVSGRPPDLRDAESMIGLFINTLPVRVKVNPQESLISWLKQLQTQQIEQQQYEYSPLLDIHRGSEVPGHFPLFESLVIFENYPVESTLKQSLQGLEIDNINTTEQTNYPLTLYAAVTSQLSLRILYDSDRFSSSSINRLLGHLETVLTSISKDIKQQLCQISLLTSSEQKELFIQGRREQGAGSREIYIHQLFETQVKKSPNKIAVIFNNESLTYQQLNQKANQLAHYLQRLGVKPETLVGICLDPSLDMVISLLAILKAGGAYLPLDPNYPEQRLDFMIKDSGIDYLIKGSEGDFVVLRSGVRNSESVKYLIDINKVQGEINQEKKTNLDVDINLDNLAYIIYTSGSTGIPKGVQIPHRALSNFLVSMSEKPGLTDDDTLLSVTTLSFDIAALELYLPLIVGAKLVLVPRTVAQDGVTLGQQLESHQVTVMQGTPATWKLLLASGWEGKKDLTIFCGGEALDPSLGQHLQQKSRTVWNLYGPTETTIWSSVYQVTSDKVRLGKPINNTQFYVLDKDYNQVPIGVPGELYIGGMGVARGYLNRPKLTAERFMAIPPTPLERGGKAGSRLYKTGDLVKYGEDGEIEYLGRTDYQLKLRGFRLELGEIETILLTHPQVKEAVVIVKEESLIAYIVSTHTPPLKDFLAEKLPSYMIPSRFIELDSLPLTPNGKIDRNALPESKERQPLNETYVSPRSEIEKTIAKIWQEVLKVETIGVHDPFFDLGGHSLSMVRVHSKVREAFSSDISLVEMFQYPTIRALSTYFERQKSKNPVFEASEQRSNRLTAGKQRLKQRLQKNKKS from the coding sequence ATGAATGCCAAAACTGTTGAAGCAATTTACCCGTTATCGCCAATGCAACAGGGAATGTTGTTTCATAGCCTGTTAGCACCTGAGTCGGGAGCCTATATTGTTCAGATGACTTATGAGATCAAGGGGGCTTTAAAGGTTATCGCCTTTGAGAGAGCTTGGCAACAGTTAGCAGTTCGTCATCCTATTTTTCGCACGGCGTTTGTTTGGGAAAATATAGAAAAGCCCTTGCAAGTGGTCGGACGACAAGTAAAATTGCCCGTTGAACAACTAAACTGGGAAACCCTTTCTATTACTCAACAGTCCGAAAAATTAACAGAATTATTACAACAGCAACGTCAACAAGGATTTAAGCTTTCTCACGCTCCGTTAATGCGGGTAACGCTGATTAAATTGGGAATAGATTATTATCAAGTTATTTGGACGTATCATCATCTTTTGCTGGACGGTTGGTCAGTCAGTTGTCTTTTCAAAGAATTTTTGACTTATTATCAAGGATTTTGTTTTAAAAAAATCATCAATTTAGATACACCTCCCCCTTATCGGGACTATATTGCATGGCTGCAAAAACAAGACGGGTCAAAGGCTGAAAAATTTTGGAAAACAACTCTCAAAGGTTTTATTGCACCGACTCCATTAGGTATTGGACAATCACGGGAAAGCTTTCGTAAGGCTCCTTCTCGATATGATGAACAAGAGAAACAACTGTCTTTAGAACTTACCACAGCCTTGCAATTATTAGCCAAACAGCAGCAACTAACTTTAAATACACTGGTGCAAGGGGCATTTTCCTTATTATTGAGTCGCTATAGTGGAGAATCAGATATTGTTTTTGGAGCAACGGTATCAGGTCGTCCGCCAGATTTAAGGGACGCAGAATCGATGATTGGCTTATTTATCAATACCTTGCCAGTACGAGTTAAGGTAAATCCCCAAGAATCGCTTATTTCTTGGCTAAAACAGCTACAAACTCAGCAAATTGAACAACAGCAATATGAATATAGTCCCCTATTAGACATTCACCGCGGCAGTGAGGTTCCTGGTCATTTTCCCTTATTTGAAAGTTTAGTAATTTTTGAGAATTATCCCGTTGAATCGACCTTAAAACAGTCATTACAAGGGTTAGAAATTGATAATATTAACACTACTGAACAAACCAATTATCCTTTAACGCTTTACGCTGCTGTCACGTCACAGTTATCCCTAAGAATTTTATATGATAGCGATCGCTTTTCGTCTAGCAGTATCAACCGCTTGTTGGGACATTTAGAAACTGTATTAACCAGTATTTCTAAAGATATTAAACAACAATTGTGCCAAATTTCTTTATTAACAAGCTCTGAACAAAAAGAGTTATTTATACAAGGCAGAAGGGAGCAGGGAGCAGGGAGCAGGGAGATTTACATACATCAACTATTTGAAACACAAGTCAAGAAGAGTCCGAATAAAATTGCTGTTATTTTTAACAATGAATCATTAACCTATCAACAATTAAATCAAAAAGCCAATCAACTGGCTCATTATTTACAACGTTTAGGAGTCAAACCAGAAACCTTAGTAGGGATATGTTTAGACCCTTCTTTAGACATGGTGATTAGTTTACTCGCTATTTTAAAAGCAGGAGGAGCCTATTTACCCCTAGACCCCAACTATCCTGAACAACGTCTCGATTTTATGATCAAAGATTCAGGAATTGATTATTTAATCAAGGGTTCAGAGGGCGACTTCGTCGTGCTTCGCAGCGGAGTTCGGAATTCGGAAAGTGTGAAATATTTGATTGATATTAATAAAGTACAAGGAGAAATTAATCAAGAAAAAAAGACAAATCTCGATGTAGACATCAACTTAGACAATCTTGCGTATATCATTTATACATCAGGGTCTACAGGTATTCCCAAAGGGGTACAAATACCTCATCGTGCGTTAAGTAACTTTCTTGTTTCGATGAGTGAAAAACCTGGATTAACTGATGATGATACTTTATTATCAGTAACAACCCTATCCTTTGATATTGCTGCCTTAGAACTCTATTTACCCCTTATTGTTGGGGCAAAATTAGTCTTAGTTCCCCGTACTGTTGCTCAAGACGGTGTTACCCTAGGGCAACAGTTAGAAAGCCATCAAGTAACCGTCATGCAGGGAACCCCTGCTACTTGGAAACTATTACTCGCATCAGGGTGGGAAGGAAAAAAAGATTTAACGATTTTCTGTGGGGGAGAAGCATTAGATCCCAGTTTAGGGCAACATCTGCAACAAAAATCTAGAACAGTTTGGAACTTATATGGCCCAACTGAAACCACTATTTGGTCATCAGTTTATCAAGTCACTTCAGATAAAGTTAGGTTAGGAAAACCTATTAATAACACACAATTTTATGTGTTAGATAAAGACTATAATCAAGTGCCTATAGGAGTACCAGGAGAATTATATATCGGAGGAATGGGAGTAGCTAGAGGCTATTTAAACAGACCAAAATTAACAGCAGAAAGATTTATGGCGATCCCCCCAACCCCCCTTGAGAGGGGGGGAAAAGCAGGGAGTCGTTTATATAAAACAGGAGACTTAGTTAAGTATGGGGAAGATGGAGAGATAGAATATTTAGGAAGAACAGATTATCAGCTAAAATTAAGAGGATTTCGCCTAGAATTGGGAGAAATAGAAACAATATTATTGACCCATCCTCAAGTAAAAGAAGCAGTAGTTATTGTCAAAGAAGAAAGTCTTATTGCTTATATTGTCTCTACCCATACTCCCCCACTAAAAGACTTTTTAGCGGAAAAATTACCCAGTTACATGATTCCGTCAAGGTTTATAGAGTTAGACAGTTTACCGTTAACCCCTAATGGCAAAATTGATCGTAACGCTTTACCAGAGTCAAAAGAGCGACAACCGTTAAACGAAACCTATGTTAGTCCTCGCAGCGAAATTGAAAAAACTATTGCTAAAATTTGGCAAGAAGTGCTAAAAGTTGAGACAATAGGGGTTCATGATCCCTTCTTTGACCTTGGTGGCCATTCTTTGTCAATGGTTCGGGTACACAGTAAAGTACGAGAAGCCTTTTCATCCGACATTTCCCTGGTTGAGATGTTTCAATATCCAACCATTAGGGCTTTATCAACCTATTTTGAACGCCAGAAGTCTAAAAACCCTGTTTTTGAAGCATCAGAGCAAAGAAGCAATCGCCTAACGGCAGGAAAACAACGGTTAAAACAACGTCTCCAGAAAAATAAGAAATCTTGA